A single region of the Sorghum bicolor cultivar BTx623 chromosome 7, Sorghum_bicolor_NCBIv3, whole genome shotgun sequence genome encodes:
- the LOC8075645 gene encoding uncharacterized protein At1g66480 gives MGNSIGGKRRRSARVMTVDGATYKYRPPAAAGDALRDHPGHHHLLESEEVRRLGVRARPLDPDAPLKPGKLYFLVDLPRLQRRRPPQRTWSGALHYGAGAGERLESLMLARRSASDVAMSSSVLAASSVEAVGDGAVRLRVRLPKTDVQRLVKESRDAADAAERIMQLCVARDQQQRHHHHHRSAPATPLVVPVPVPPPLLPPAIVTSSATSSSRKDFDDSKQPAATGKKEKRARFVTVPDEIIGF, from the exons ATGGGCAACTCCATTGGCGGGAAGCGGCGGAGGTCGGCGAGGGTGATGACGGTGGACGGCGCCACGTACAAGTACCGCCCGCCAGCGGCGGCCGGGGACGCGCTGCGCGATCACCCGGGCCACCACCACCTGCTCGAGTCGGAGGAAGTCCGCCGCCTGGGCGTGCGCGCGAGGCCGCTCGACCCGGACGCGCCGCTCAAGCCCGGGAAGCTCTACTTCCTCGTCGACCTGCCCAGGCtacagcgccgccgcccgcccCAGCGCACGTGGTCCGGCGCGCTCCActacggcgccggcgccggggaaAGGCTGGAGAGCCTGATGCTGGCGCGGCGGTCGGCGTCCGACGTGGCGATGTCGTCGTCGGTGCTGGCGGCGTCCTCCGTCGAGGCCGTCGGCGACGGCGCCGTGCGGCTGCGGGTGCGGCTACCAAAGACCGACGTGCAGCGGCTCGTCAAGGAGAGCCGCGACGCCGCCGACGCTGCAGAGAGGATCATGCAGCTCTGCGTCGCCCGCGACCAGCAGCAgcgacaccaccaccaccaccggtcCGCGCCCGCCACGCCTCTCGTCGTGCCAGTGCCCGTGCCACCGCCGCTGCTGCCACCGGCGATCGTCACGTCGTCGGCGACGAGCTCATCGCGCAAGGATTTCGATGACAGCAAGCAGCCCGCGGCAACCGGCAAGAAAGAG AAACGGGCGAGGTTCGTGACGGTGCCGGACGAGATCATCGGCTTCtga